GTGCCGCGGACGTTCCCCGGGTCAGAAGATCGACAGGCCCGTGAGGGTGGTGAAACGGTCCAGGGCCGCGACGCCGGCGACCGAGTTGCCGCGTTCGTCCAGACCCGGGCTCCACACGCACAGCGTGCACCGGCCGGGGACGACGGCGATGATGCCGCCGCCGACCCCGCTCTTGCCGGGCAGGCCCACCCGGTAGGCGAAGTTGCCGGCCGCGTCGTACGTGCCGCAGGTCAGCATGATCGCGTTGACCTGCTTGGCCTGGCTGCGGCTGAGCAGCCGGCTGCCGTCGGCGCGGATGCCGTGCCGGGCGAGGAAACCGGTGGCGAGGGCCAGGTCGGCGCAGGAGGCGGCGATGGAGCACTGCCGGAAGTACTGGTCGAGCAGGACCGGTATGTCGTTGTCGATGTTGCCGTAGGACGCCATGAAGTGGGCGAGGGCGGCGTTGCGGTCGCCGTGCGCGGTCTCGGAGGCGGCCACCTCCGTGTCGAAGTCGAGGGCCGGGTTGCCGCTCTCGGCGCGCAGGAAGTCCAGCAGTACGCCGGCCGCGTCCCCGGTACGGGTCTGCAGCCGGTCGGTGACGACGAGGGCGCCCGCGTTGATGAACGGGTTGCGCGGGATGCCGTTCTCGTACTCCAGCTGGACCAGCGAGTTGAAGGGGTTGCCGGAGGGCTCGCGGCCCACGTGCTCCCAGAGTTCGTCGCCCTCCCGGGCCAGGTCCAGGGCGAGCGTGAAGACCTTGGTGATCGACTGCGCGGAGAACGGCTCCCGCCAGTCCCCCACCCCGTACACCGTGCCGTCCGGCTCGGCGACGGCCATGCCGAAGCTGCGCGGGTCGCGGGCCGCGAGGACCGGGATGTAGTCGGCGGGACGGCCGCGCCCGGGCGTGTGGCTGATCTCCTCGGCGATGCGCTCCAGGACCGGCAGGAAGGTGGCGGACGACGTCGTTGTCATGATCACCATTGTGCCTCCCGGCCGGTCCCCGAGGCTTGTCGAGGTGGCCTTGTCGCAGGTCAGGCGGCCGGTGCCCCGCTGCCCGCGACGATCTCCGGGCGCAGCAGCTCGGCCAGCCGCCCGGCCGGCAGCAGGCCCTTCTCCAGCACCAGTTCGGCCACGCCGCGGCCGGTGGCCAGGGCCTCCTTGGCGATGTCGGTGGCGGCCGTGTAGCCGATGTGCGGATTGAGCGCGGTGACCAGGCCGATGGAGTTCTCCACGGTCGCGCGCAGCCGCTCGGTGTTGGCGGTGATGCCGCTGACACAGCGCTCGGCCAGCGTGCGGCAGGCGTTCCGCAGGTGCGTGATCGACTTCGACAGGGAGTGCAGGATGATCGGTTCGAAGGCGTTGAGCTGGAGCTGCCCGGCCTCGGCGGCCATGGTGATGGCGACGTCGTTGCCGATCACCTCGAACGCGACCTGGTTGACGACCTCGGGGATGACCGGGTTGACCTTGCCCGGCATGATCGACGAACCGGCCTGCACCGGCGGCAGGTTGATCTCGCCGAGGCCCGCGCGCGGGCCGGAGGACAGCAGGCGCAGGTCGTTGCAGCTCTTGGAGAGCTTGACCGCGATCCGCTTCAGGACGCCGGACATCTGGACGAAGGCGCCGCAGTCCTGGGTGGCCTCGACCAGGTTGGCGGCGGTGACCAGCGGAAGGCCGGTGATGGCGGACAGATGGCGGCGGGCGGCCTCGGCGTACCCGGCGGGCGCGTTGAGGCCGGTGCCGATGGCCGTGGCGCCGAGGTTGATCTCGTGGATCAGCTCGACGGCCTCGGCGAGACGGCTGCGGTCCTCCTCGATCATGACGGCGAACGCGGAGAACTCCTGACCCAGCGTCATGGGTACCGCGTCCTGCAACTGTGTACGGCCCATCTTGAGCACGTCACGGAACTCGACGGCCTTGCCGGCGAAGGCGTCCTGGAGTACGGACATCGCCTTGAGCAGTCCACGTAC
This sequence is a window from Streptomyces rubradiris. Protein-coding genes within it:
- the aspA gene encoding aspartate ammonia-lyase, with the protein product MTAATRREHDLLGDRDVPADAYWGIHTLRATENFPITGTPISAYPHLIDALAAVKEAAALANEELGLLAPEKAAAIVAACREIRAGKLHDQFVVDVVQGGAGTSTNMNANEVVANRALELLGHAKGQYTQLHPNEDVNLSQSTNDVYPTAVKIATVFAVRGLLKAMSVLQDAFAGKAVEFRDVLKMGRTQLQDAVPMTLGQEFSAFAVMIEEDRSRLAEAVELIHEINLGATAIGTGLNAPAGYAEAARRHLSAITGLPLVTAANLVEATQDCGAFVQMSGVLKRIAVKLSKSCNDLRLLSSGPRAGLGEINLPPVQAGSSIMPGKVNPVIPEVVNQVAFEVIGNDVAITMAAEAGQLQLNAFEPIILHSLSKSITHLRNACRTLAERCVSGITANTERLRATVENSIGLVTALNPHIGYTAATDIAKEALATGRGVAELVLEKGLLPAGRLAELLRPEIVAGSGAPAA
- a CDS encoding glutaminase: MVIMTTTSSATFLPVLERIAEEISHTPGRGRPADYIPVLAARDPRSFGMAVAEPDGTVYGVGDWREPFSAQSITKVFTLALDLAREGDELWEHVGREPSGNPFNSLVQLEYENGIPRNPFINAGALVVTDRLQTRTGDAAGVLLDFLRAESGNPALDFDTEVAASETAHGDRNAALAHFMASYGNIDNDIPVLLDQYFRQCSIAASCADLALATGFLARHGIRADGSRLLSRSQAKQVNAIMLTCGTYDAAGNFAYRVGLPGKSGVGGGIIAVVPGRCTLCVWSPGLDERGNSVAGVAALDRFTTLTGLSIF